A window of Pueribacillus theae contains these coding sequences:
- a CDS encoding ABC transporter substrate-binding protein, whose amino-acid sequence MKRKNQLLVASLCFMFVMMLAACGQSNEAQETSSAKQINKTENSQKYEPVTIQNGARTIEFTEMPKRAVTLNQHATEVMLALGLEKYMVGTAYLDDDILPEYKDKYSQIPVISDEYPSQEAFLEVNPDFAYAGWKSAFQEDAIGTFDQLEKFGIKAYLHQSSNIVGPKSEDVYEDIRNIARIFHVEERADKLIKSINNEVENIQDQIGSIDEPLRVFVYDSGEDAPVTATQNFMTELIRMAGGKNIFSDIEKNWANVTWEEVVKRNPEVIVIIDYGDIPIEKKKQTLLNKTALADVEAIQKERFTVLPLSAAAEGVRIPIAVETLAKSFYPDKFE is encoded by the coding sequence ATGAAAAGAAAGAATCAATTATTAGTTGCTTCGTTATGTTTTATGTTCGTGATGATGTTGGCTGCCTGTGGTCAATCAAACGAGGCACAAGAAACATCGTCGGCAAAACAAATAAATAAAACGGAAAATTCACAAAAATATGAACCTGTAACGATTCAAAACGGAGCTCGAACCATTGAGTTTACTGAAATGCCTAAGCGTGCTGTCACATTAAACCAACATGCAACAGAAGTTATGTTAGCACTTGGTCTTGAAAAATACATGGTTGGCACGGCTTATCTCGATGACGACATTTTACCCGAGTATAAAGATAAGTATTCTCAAATTCCTGTCATTTCCGATGAGTATCCGTCGCAAGAAGCATTTTTGGAAGTGAATCCCGATTTTGCTTACGCCGGTTGGAAAAGCGCCTTTCAAGAAGATGCAATTGGCACGTTCGATCAGTTGGAAAAGTTTGGTATAAAAGCGTATTTGCATCAGTCATCAAACATTGTAGGTCCCAAAAGCGAAGATGTGTATGAAGATATACGCAACATTGCACGCATCTTTCATGTGGAAGAGCGAGCGGACAAGCTGATCAAATCGATTAACAATGAGGTGGAAAATATTCAAGATCAGATTGGATCAATTGATGAGCCCCTTCGTGTTTTTGTGTACGATAGCGGGGAGGATGCACCAGTTACGGCTACGCAAAACTTCATGACTGAGTTGATCCGTATGGCTGGAGGCAAAAATATCTTTTCTGATATCGAAAAAAACTGGGCAAATGTCACTTGGGAGGAAGTTGTAAAACGCAACCCAGAAGTCATCGTCATTATCGATTATGGGGATATACCAATTGAAAAAAAGAAACAAACCTTGCTTAACAAAACGGCTTTAGCTGATGTTGAGGCAATCCAAAAGGAACGTTTTACCGTATTGCCGCTTTCGGCTGCTGCAGAAGGAGTGCGCATTCCGATTGCTGTGGAAACACTCGCGAAATCTTTTTATCCTGATAAGTTTGAATGA
- a CDS encoding ABC transporter substrate-binding protein, producing MDRKYHLGVAALSLLMMIILTACGQSSGKTNATSSTSSGENEAKDFQDYEPVTIETKDRTIQFNEMPQRVVTFDLHPAEIMIALGLEKYIVGTVSHPNQILPEYREVYSQIPVISSDLYTSTSQEAVLEANPDFVYSGWDSTFQEDSIGTVEQLEELGIKAYAQQSTNIIGPTLEDVYEDIRNIGRIFKVEERADKLIKSLNDSIDDVKQRIESQIGEEENPFVFLCTIAEKMHHLQLRRRY from the coding sequence ATGGATAGGAAGTATCATTTAGGAGTCGCAGCGCTATCTTTATTGATGATGATCATCCTTACTGCCTGTGGTCAATCAAGCGGAAAAACAAATGCAACCTCATCAACATCATCAGGGGAAAACGAAGCGAAAGACTTTCAAGATTATGAACCGGTAACAATTGAAACGAAGGATCGAACCATTCAATTTAATGAAATGCCTCAAAGGGTAGTCACGTTCGACTTACATCCAGCAGAAATTATGATAGCACTAGGATTGGAAAAATACATAGTTGGCACAGTCTCACATCCAAATCAAATTTTACCCGAGTATAGGGAGGTCTATTCCCAAATTCCTGTCATTAGCTCTGATTTGTATACGTCAACTTCCCAGGAGGCAGTCTTAGAGGCGAATCCCGATTTTGTCTATTCGGGTTGGGATAGTACCTTTCAAGAGGATAGCATAGGTACGGTGGAACAGCTAGAGGAATTAGGTATAAAAGCTTATGCACAACAGTCGACAAACATTATAGGGCCTACCCTTGAGGATGTGTATGAGGATATCCGCAATATTGGCCGTATCTTTAAGGTAGAAGAAAGGGCGGATAAGCTAATCAAGTCACTCAACGATTCAATTGATGATGTGAAGCAAAGGATTGAAAGTCAAATTGGAGAAGAGGAGAACCCCTTCGTGTTTTTGTGTACGATAGCGGAGAAGATGCACCATTTACAGCTACGCAGACGATACTGA
- a CDS encoding ABC transporter substrate-binding protein — translation MYDSGEDAPFTATQTILSELIKMAGGENIFSDIEKNWATVTWEEVVNRNPEVIVIMDYGNITVEQKKQVLFSKSALADVDAIKNKRIAVMPLDHTFEGVRMPLAIETLAKAFYPEKFE, via the coding sequence GTGTACGATAGCGGAGAAGATGCACCATTTACAGCTACGCAGACGATACTGAGTGAACTGATTAAGATGGCAGGTGGTGAAAATATATTTAGCGATATCGAAAAAAACTGGGCAACCGTTACTTGGGAAGAAGTTGTAAATCGGAATCCGGAAGTAATTGTCATTATGGACTATGGAAATATAACAGTCGAGCAAAAGAAACAAGTTCTTTTTAGCAAATCTGCTTTAGCTGATGTGGATGCGATTAAAAATAAGCGTATTGCAGTGATGCCGCTCGATCATACTTTTGAAGGCGTCCGCATGCCACTCGCTATAGAAACACTCGCGAAAGCCTTTTATCCTGAAAAGTTTGAATAA
- a CDS encoding FecCD family ABC transporter permease has protein sequence MFKMTLIGLTLLLILSMPLAVILGPVSIHYETVWRIVFSQLPVLSDWVTVDWTQAEHNIIWEIRLPRVLLGAIVGAGLAVVGVAIQALVKNSLADPYILGVSSGASVGATLVILFGAFGLFGQYALSIAAFLGALLSVIIVFFIARTGGKISTVRLLLSGIAVSAILNAVTNLIVMSAPREEGIRNALFWMMGSLTAAKWEYLTIPALAVLIGIGYLLIQSRALNVLLMGEETAATLGMSTDIFRKVLLVFTALLTGVIVAVSGAIGFVGLMIPHIVRLIVGSDHRRVLPVSALLGAIFLIWADVAARLLFAPEEIPIGIITAICGGPFFIWLLRRNTYSFGGDGR, from the coding sequence ATGTTTAAGATGACTCTCATAGGTTTGACCTTATTGCTTATTCTTTCGATGCCGTTGGCGGTTATTCTCGGACCCGTTTCAATTCACTACGAAACGGTGTGGCGAATCGTGTTTTCCCAGCTTCCGGTTTTAAGCGATTGGGTGACAGTTGATTGGACGCAAGCTGAACATAATATTATTTGGGAAATTCGTTTGCCTAGAGTATTGCTTGGGGCAATCGTTGGGGCAGGGTTAGCTGTCGTAGGGGTCGCCATCCAAGCACTTGTTAAAAACTCTTTGGCAGATCCGTATATTCTTGGGGTTTCCTCTGGTGCATCAGTTGGTGCAACATTGGTCATTTTATTTGGCGCTTTCGGGTTATTTGGCCAATACGCGCTGTCAATCGCAGCCTTTTTAGGCGCGCTCCTATCTGTCATCATCGTTTTCTTTATTGCAAGAACTGGAGGAAAAATTTCAACGGTTCGTCTTTTATTATCCGGAATAGCTGTATCCGCTATTTTAAATGCGGTCACTAATTTAATTGTCATGTCTGCGCCGCGGGAAGAAGGGATTCGCAATGCCTTGTTTTGGATGATGGGGAGCCTAACCGCTGCAAAATGGGAATATTTAACGATTCCCGCACTTGCTGTATTGATTGGAATTGGCTATCTGCTTATCCAGTCACGGGCATTAAATGTGCTACTGATGGGTGAAGAAACAGCTGCAACACTTGGTATGAGCACTGATATTTTTCGTAAGGTGCTACTTGTCTTCACGGCTCTTCTAACCGGCGTGATCGTTGCAGTGAGTGGTGCGATTGGCTTTGTCGGGTTAATGATCCCGCATATCGTTCGGCTTATCGTAGGTTCCGACCATCGCCGCGTGTTGCCTGTCAGTGCTTTGCTTGGTGCGATTTTCTTAATTTGGGCGGATGTCGCTGCCCGCCTTTTGTTTGCACCTGAGGAGATTCCGATTGGAATTATTACTGCAATCTGTGGGGGGCCATTTTTCATTTGGCTTTTACGCCGCAATACGTATTCATTTGGAGGTGATGGGCGATGA
- a CDS encoding ABC transporter ATP-binding protein, translated as MNLAAKNVSLTLNDNPILNNMDILVRNQEFVGLLGPNGSGKSTFLKSIYRTMKPDVGWISLANQDIYKLPPRKVARQMAVVRQESAIEFDFSVREIVMMGRFPHKSAFQSDTKQDEELVNETLARVGMQDFAERSFTTLSGGEKQRVLIARALAQQAKLLVLDEPTNHLDIHSQLQIMAILKKLRCTVLTALHDLNIAAVYCDRLYIVKSGEIVASGTPAEVLQPQLINDVFGVDCEVSIHPRTAKPHIVFLSAIEKEIS; from the coding sequence ATGAATCTTGCTGCCAAAAATGTATCGTTAACACTGAATGATAATCCAATTTTAAACAATATGGATATCCTTGTTCGAAATCAAGAATTCGTTGGTTTATTAGGGCCAAATGGAAGCGGCAAATCAACCTTTTTGAAAAGCATCTATCGAACGATGAAACCGGATGTTGGCTGGATATCCCTAGCAAACCAAGACATCTACAAATTACCGCCGCGTAAGGTTGCTAGGCAGATGGCTGTCGTCCGTCAAGAATCTGCGATTGAATTTGATTTTTCCGTCCGGGAAATCGTGATGATGGGGCGTTTCCCACATAAGTCGGCTTTCCAGTCGGATACAAAACAAGATGAAGAATTAGTCAATGAAACGTTAGCGCGTGTCGGAATGCAAGATTTCGCAGAACGGAGTTTCACGACCCTATCAGGGGGAGAGAAGCAGCGTGTTTTGATCGCAAGAGCCCTTGCGCAACAGGCGAAACTTCTTGTGTTGGACGAACCGACAAATCACTTGGATATCCACTCCCAATTGCAGATTATGGCGATTTTAAAAAAGTTGCGGTGTACTGTATTAACCGCTTTACACGACTTAAACATTGCTGCCGTTTATTGTGATCGATTATATATTGTCAAATCAGGTGAGATTGTTGCGTCAGGAACGCCTGCAGAGGTACTTCAACCTCAATTGATCAATGATGTGTTTGGTGTGGATTGCGAAGTGTCGATTCATCCTAGAACTGCAAAACCGCATATTGTATTTTTATCGGCAATTGAGAAAGAGATTAGTTAG
- a CDS encoding (2Fe-2S) ferredoxin domain-containing protein: MATWDLEKTRAHIMICNGASCLRKHGEEVTIAIRKVLKEQALDDYIHTTRTRCNGRCKDASTVIVYPEGTWYQNILPEDAEKLVNAINRGEQLKEKVSHTFRGSGFDRYNDAPIGILKSEKAQKSPS; the protein is encoded by the coding sequence ATGGCAACATGGGATTTAGAAAAAACGAGAGCTCATATTATGATTTGTAATGGCGCGAGCTGTCTTCGTAAACATGGTGAAGAAGTAACGATAGCAATTCGGAAAGTGTTAAAGGAACAAGCACTTGATGATTATATCCATACGACGCGAACTCGGTGCAATGGACGGTGTAAAGATGCTTCTACTGTTATCGTTTATCCAGAAGGTACATGGTATCAAAATATTTTACCAGAGGATGCTGAGAAACTCGTAAATGCGATTAACCGAGGTGAACAATTGAAAGAAAAAGTAAGCCATACGTTTCGCGGTTCGGGTTTCGATCGTTACAACGATGCACCAATAGGGATTTTAAAGTCTGAAAAAGCACAAAAATCACCTTCTTAA
- the cobJ gene encoding precorrin-3B C(17)-methyltransferase, protein MSEKGKLLIVGFGPGNFEHITARAKEAIQESDLIIGYKTYVQLIKGLLTDQEIVSTGMTEEVSRAQEAVKQAELGRKVAVISSGDAGVYGMAGLIYEVLIAKGWKEETGVGIEIIPGISAINSCASLLGAPIMHDACTISLSDHLTPWDVIAKRIEAAGQADFVIALYNPKSGRRTRQIVEAQRILLKYRSPDTPVGLVKSAYRERQHVVMTNLQSMLDHDIGMLTTVIIGNSTTMMYDGKMITPRGYQRKYTLDSTVQPLKPSQRLKREAEPWALEQDPDLFKRKNRPNKAASGASTAAIPKQEGANLQPQKTNTPENRFTKQANQTSTPKELALEALAMIDGSSALQIEPNVVRQPIESIFELAVKPGVANKKFTPEQMITLAEVVGEKGSMEYSPDHQIVLRIPTAEPDEITKKLQSVGFLLAPVGEVLSVKACDFCDGEKYDAIPYAEEIEEKLGGMNLPKKLNIGINGCGMACYKAVMEDIGIVFRKGKFDLFLGAKPVGRTGHAGQPVAEGIEPDKIVDLITQIVEEYKENAHPNERLFKYFRRVKELGGFKFIDMMPKIEIEPAPCGD, encoded by the coding sequence ATGAGTGAAAAAGGAAAATTGCTAATCGTTGGGTTTGGTCCTGGTAACTTTGAACACATTACAGCCCGTGCAAAAGAAGCGATTCAAGAAAGTGATCTCATTATCGGCTACAAAACGTATGTTCAACTGATTAAAGGATTGTTGACTGATCAAGAGATCGTTAGTACTGGCATGACAGAAGAAGTATCGCGAGCGCAAGAAGCGGTCAAACAAGCAGAGTTAGGGCGAAAAGTTGCTGTTATTTCGAGTGGAGATGCTGGTGTGTATGGGATGGCAGGCCTGATCTATGAAGTCTTAATAGCAAAAGGCTGGAAAGAAGAAACAGGAGTTGGTATCGAGATTATCCCGGGAATATCCGCGATTAATTCATGCGCTTCTTTACTTGGTGCACCGATTATGCACGACGCTTGCACGATTAGTTTAAGTGATCATCTAACCCCATGGGATGTGATTGCAAAACGTATTGAAGCTGCTGGGCAAGCTGATTTTGTCATTGCTCTGTATAATCCGAAGAGCGGCAGGCGCACAAGGCAGATTGTAGAAGCGCAAAGGATCTTGCTAAAATACCGCTCACCAGATACACCCGTCGGCTTAGTAAAAAGCGCATATCGTGAACGCCAACATGTCGTAATGACGAATTTGCAAAGCATGCTTGATCACGATATCGGCATGTTAACAACGGTTATTATCGGTAACTCAACGACGATGATGTATGACGGAAAAATGATCACACCGAGAGGATACCAAAGAAAATATACACTTGACTCAACTGTACAACCTCTAAAACCGAGCCAACGATTAAAGAGAGAAGCAGAACCGTGGGCTTTAGAGCAAGATCCGGATCTTTTCAAACGGAAAAACAGGCCAAATAAAGCCGCATCCGGAGCATCAACAGCAGCGATACCGAAACAAGAGGGGGCTAACTTGCAGCCCCAAAAAACGAATACGCCTGAAAATCGATTTACAAAACAGGCCAATCAAACGTCTACTCCAAAGGAACTCGCATTAGAAGCCTTAGCAATGATTGATGGAAGTTCTGCACTTCAAATAGAACCAAATGTTGTGCGGCAGCCAATCGAATCAATTTTTGAATTAGCTGTCAAACCAGGTGTCGCTAACAAAAAATTTACACCCGAACAAATGATAACATTAGCTGAAGTAGTTGGAGAGAAAGGTTCCATGGAATACTCGCCTGACCATCAAATCGTCCTTCGCATTCCAACAGCAGAACCGGACGAAATTACGAAAAAACTCCAATCCGTGGGCTTTTTATTAGCTCCTGTAGGCGAGGTGCTTTCTGTCAAGGCATGTGATTTTTGTGACGGAGAAAAATATGATGCCATCCCTTATGCCGAAGAAATCGAAGAAAAGCTTGGCGGTATGAACCTTCCAAAGAAACTAAACATTGGCATTAATGGCTGCGGGATGGCGTGCTACAAGGCAGTGATGGAGGATATCGGAATTGTGTTTAGGAAAGGGAAATTTGATTTGTTCTTAGGTGCGAAGCCTGTAGGAAGGACGGGGCATGCCGGCCAGCCAGTTGCAGAAGGAATCGAGCCTGATAAAATTGTTGATCTAATTACACAGATTGTTGAAGAGTATAAAGAAAATGCCCATCCAAATGAAAGATTGTTTAAATACTTTAGGAGAGTAAAGGAACTTGGAGGCTTTAAGTTTATCGACATGATGCCAAAAATTGAGATAGAGCCCGCTCCGTGCGGAGACTAA
- a CDS encoding sirohydrochlorin chelatase encodes MKAVLFVGHGSRDEEGNEEIRQFVKKMQPKLSEDLLIETCFLEFGKPSIMGGIENCIDKKASDIYLIPIILLPAGHSKIHVPAVIDEAKEKFPNVSFTYGRPIGIHEKTFDILSNRLAEAGIDPTMEHEDTAVLLIGRGGSDPDANSDLYKITRLLWEKLKIKWVETVFMGVTSPSVDEGVERCIKLGAKKVVMLPYFLFTGVLIKRMNDMKERYESEYPENEFILADYFGFHPLLQDIVIDRVEEALQEEVRMNCDTCQYRLDAMEHIDHHHHHDHEHEHHHQHS; translated from the coding sequence ATGAAAGCAGTGTTATTTGTAGGACATGGAAGCAGAGATGAAGAGGGAAACGAGGAAATTCGCCAGTTTGTAAAAAAAATGCAGCCAAAGTTGAGCGAGGATTTACTTATTGAAACGTGCTTTCTGGAATTCGGCAAACCTTCCATTATGGGCGGAATTGAAAATTGCATAGATAAAAAGGCATCAGATATCTATTTGATTCCAATCATTCTGTTGCCTGCGGGCCATTCCAAGATTCACGTTCCGGCTGTCATCGATGAAGCAAAAGAAAAGTTTCCTAACGTTTCATTTACATACGGGCGGCCAATTGGCATCCACGAAAAAACGTTTGATATTTTATCAAACCGGTTAGCAGAGGCTGGGATTGATCCAACGATGGAACATGAAGATACAGCTGTTTTGCTCATTGGCAGGGGTGGAAGCGATCCGGATGCCAATAGCGATTTATACAAGATTACAAGACTACTTTGGGAAAAATTAAAGATTAAATGGGTAGAAACGGTTTTTATGGGTGTAACCTCCCCTTCTGTCGATGAAGGAGTCGAACGCTGCATAAAGCTCGGAGCGAAAAAAGTAGTGATGCTTCCTTACTTTTTATTTACTGGGGTTCTAATAAAACGTATGAATGACATGAAAGAACGGTATGAGTCGGAATACCCGGAAAACGAATTTATTTTAGCTGATTATTTTGGTTTCCACCCGCTCTTGCAAGATATTGTCATCGATCGAGTCGAAGAAGCATTGCAAGAAGAAGTGCGGATGAATTGTGATACGTGTCAATACCGCCTTGACGCAATGGAGCATATCGATCACCACCACCATCACGATCATGAACACGAGCACCATCACCAGCATTCTTAA
- the cobK gene encoding precorrin-6A reductase, which produces MILFLAGTSDARELALLMKENGYDLLATVVTENAAISLRESGLEVHVGRLTSNDMAEIIREKQAKVVVDACHPFAEEASKNASQAAKDANVPYIRYERESQTFQHEKVTAVDGYEEAAELVKEKKGVVMLTTGSKTLEIFTEKLRDCKDVQLVARMLPRKDNMEKCQQLGVEQKNIVAMQGPFSKALNKALYEHYGVTLMVTKESGKVGAVDEKLTAALEMGIETIVIKRPKINYETVYSNFTDVLEAVKQVFQNEKIPIE; this is translated from the coding sequence ATGATTCTTTTCTTAGCAGGAACAAGTGATGCCAGGGAACTTGCATTGTTAATGAAGGAAAATGGCTATGACTTATTGGCGACGGTAGTCACTGAAAATGCAGCCATCAGTTTACGAGAGTCTGGGCTTGAAGTACACGTTGGCAGATTAACAAGTAACGACATGGCGGAAATCATAAGAGAGAAACAGGCTAAGGTTGTGGTAGATGCCTGCCACCCTTTTGCAGAAGAAGCTTCCAAAAATGCAAGCCAGGCAGCAAAGGATGCCAATGTCCCTTACATCCGCTATGAACGGGAAAGCCAAACCTTTCAACACGAAAAAGTAACGGCAGTCGATGGGTACGAAGAAGCGGCAGAATTAGTCAAAGAAAAAAAGGGCGTCGTCATGTTAACGACAGGCAGCAAAACGTTAGAAATTTTCACTGAAAAACTGCGGGATTGCAAAGATGTTCAGCTCGTTGCCCGTATGTTGCCGCGCAAAGACAACATGGAAAAATGCCAACAGCTCGGTGTTGAACAGAAAAATATTGTGGCGATGCAAGGGCCATTCTCAAAAGCGCTAAATAAAGCCCTTTATGAGCATTATGGGGTTACCCTTATGGTAACGAAGGAGAGCGGAAAGGTGGGGGCAGTTGATGAGAAGTTGACTGCCGCTCTTGAAATGGGAATCGAGACAATTGTCATAAAACGGCCGAAAATCAATTATGAGACCGTCTATTCCAATTTCACTGATGTGTTAGAAGCCGTAAAGCAAGTATTTCAAAATGAAAAAATTCCAATCGAATAA
- a CDS encoding precorrin-8X methylmutase, producing MDFQTEFKPITVQPQLIEGKSFDMINEEIGEHPFTEEQYPVVQRIIHASADFELGKSVVFHPDAVRAGVYAIRKGRKIVADVQMIQGGINKPRIEKFGGSVHVYISDPDVMEEAKRLDTTRAIISMRKAVREIEGGIYAIGNAPTALLELIRLIKEGEAKPDLVVGMPVGFVSAAESKEELAKLDIPFITNIGRKGGSPVTVAAINALSIMAEQV from the coding sequence ATGGATTTTCAAACAGAATTTAAACCGATAACAGTTCAACCCCAGTTAATTGAAGGGAAAAGCTTTGACATGATTAACGAGGAAATCGGTGAACATCCTTTTACAGAGGAGCAATACCCTGTTGTGCAGCGGATTATTCATGCCTCTGCTGACTTTGAACTGGGAAAAAGTGTCGTATTTCATCCAGATGCTGTTCGTGCCGGTGTTTATGCCATAAGAAAGGGAAGAAAGATCGTGGCAGATGTACAAATGATTCAAGGAGGAATCAACAAGCCCCGAATCGAGAAATTCGGCGGGAGCGTTCACGTTTACATTTCAGATCCGGATGTCATGGAGGAAGCGAAGCGACTAGATACAACGAGAGCGATTATCTCAATGAGAAAAGCAGTTAGAGAAATAGAAGGAGGAATTTATGCAATCGGAAATGCGCCGACAGCACTCCTTGAACTTATTCGTCTTATCAAAGAAGGCGAAGCAAAACCGGATCTTGTCGTTGGGATGCCCGTCGGTTTTGTTTCAGCAGCTGAGTCAAAAGAAGAGCTGGCTAAACTTGATATCCCATTCATTACAAATATCGGCAGAAAAGGCGGGAGCCCCGTCACTGTTGCTGCTATAAACGCACTTTCAATCATGGCTGAACAGGTGTAA
- a CDS encoding cobalt-precorrin-5B (C(1))-methyltransferase yields MQKEPENVKELRHGYTTGANATAGTKAALTALITGEKQTEATITLPIGQDVTFTLENCHLHEKSATAELIKDGGDDPDATHGALIQVTVSWADEPGIHLDGGKGVGRVTKEGLPIPVGEAAINPVPRKMIKEVAQEVLMEYGITRGVKIIVSVPDGEEIAKKTLNGRLGIIGGISILGTRGIVVPFSHASYKASIAQALSVARAAGIDHVVITTGGRSEKYGMKQYPDLPIESFIEMGDFIGFTLKLCKNKGMKKVSMVGMMGKFSKIAQGVMMVHARRSSIDFNFLAEVAEESGADEALLQKIREANTASQVGDMMLENGHTQFFERICQYCNAAALKEVRGGLEIETSLYTLKGKFLGKAGTSS; encoded by the coding sequence ATGCAAAAAGAGCCTGAAAACGTAAAGGAGTTACGGCACGGTTATACGACAGGAGCGAACGCCACAGCAGGAACAAAAGCGGCCTTGACAGCATTAATTACAGGCGAGAAGCAAACCGAAGCCACAATTACGTTGCCAATAGGCCAAGATGTTACATTTACGTTGGAAAATTGCCACCTTCACGAAAAAAGTGCGACAGCGGAATTAATTAAAGACGGCGGCGATGATCCGGATGCAACCCATGGCGCCCTTATTCAAGTAACGGTTTCTTGGGCGGATGAACCAGGCATTCATTTGGACGGAGGAAAAGGCGTCGGGCGCGTGACGAAAGAAGGGCTTCCGATTCCGGTTGGGGAAGCAGCGATCAATCCTGTACCGAGAAAAATGATCAAGGAAGTTGCCCAAGAAGTGCTGATGGAATATGGGATTACCCGCGGTGTAAAAATTATTGTTTCCGTTCCGGATGGAGAAGAAATCGCCAAAAAAACATTAAACGGGAGATTAGGCATTATTGGCGGCATTTCCATATTGGGGACACGCGGGATTGTTGTTCCTTTTTCTCATGCATCCTATAAAGCAAGTATTGCCCAAGCGTTAAGTGTTGCACGGGCAGCAGGCATTGATCATGTCGTGATTACGACAGGTGGGCGAAGTGAAAAATATGGAATGAAGCAATACCCTGATTTGCCTATAGAATCTTTCATTGAAATGGGTGATTTTATCGGTTTTACGTTGAAACTTTGTAAAAACAAAGGAATGAAAAAGGTTTCCATGGTTGGCATGATGGGGAAATTTTCCAAAATTGCCCAAGGTGTCATGATGGTCCATGCGAGAAGATCTTCAATCGATTTTAATTTTCTTGCAGAAGTGGCAGAGGAATCTGGAGCGGATGAAGCCTTGCTTCAAAAAATCAGAGAAGCCAATACAGCCTCCCAAGTCGGTGATATGATGCTTGAAAATGGGCATACACAATTTTTTGAACGGATTTGCCAATATTGCAACGCGGCTGCCTTGAAGGAGGTGCGCGGCGGTTTGGAGATTGAAACATCTCTTTATACGTTAAAAGGCAAGTTTTTAGGAAAGGCAGGAACGTCTTCATGA